The following are from one region of the Candidatus Paceibacter sp. genome:
- a CDS encoding response regulator, giving the protein MKLLIVEDDPFLMSVLAEKLKEGGFEIEAAADGENGLEKIRAGNYDLVLLDMVLPKVDGFKVLETMKNDEKMKSVPVIVLSNLYDKNNISKATLMGTKDYIVKAYNTPEDIVAKVKKFLSGQTKK; this is encoded by the coding sequence ATGAAGTTGCTGATCGTGGAGGATGACCCGTTTCTAATGAGCGTTCTGGCGGAAAAGCTTAAAGAGGGCGGCTTTGAAATAGAAGCGGCCGCCGACGGCGAAAACGGGCTGGAGAAAATAAGGGCGGGCAACTACGACCTGGTTCTTTTGGACATGGTTTTGCCGAAAGTTGACGGCTTCAAAGTCCTGGAAACGATGAAAAACGACGAAAAAATGAAATCGGTTCCCGTGATCGTCCTTTCCAATCTCTACGACAAAAATAACATCAGCAAGGCCACTTTGATGGGGACGAAAGATTATATCGTCAAAGCTTACAATACCCCCGAAGACATCGTGGCCAAAGTTAAAAAATTTCTGTCCGGCCAAACAAAAAAATGA